In a single window of the Niabella ginsenosidivorans genome:
- a CDS encoding RNA polymerase sigma factor — protein MYSNSTLIELLKEGDETAFREIYDRYYDPVLKNISKWEADLNSREDILQEVFMELWNKKEHISPNVNIGGWLFTTSYHMTMSHLRKTLKMPIRSIENYSIEQLHRMPDEEDILLKEALYVSKLGRLKSAIELLSEQKKKAFILYKVKGLPYVEIARQMGISEFSVRQYVKMAMNHLRKLVKISDKELSILCIIVFCLSR, from the coding sequence ATGTATTCAAACAGTACACTTATAGAATTATTAAAAGAGGGTGATGAAACTGCGTTCAGAGAAATCTATGATCGCTATTACGATCCTGTTCTGAAAAATATTTCAAAGTGGGAGGCTGACCTGAACAGCCGGGAAGACATTTTACAGGAAGTTTTTATGGAACTTTGGAATAAAAAAGAACATATTTCCCCAAACGTAAATATTGGAGGATGGCTGTTTACAACCAGTTATCATATGACCATGTCCCATTTGAGGAAAACGCTGAAAATGCCTATCAGATCCATTGAAAATTATAGTATTGAACAATTGCACCGGATGCCGGATGAAGAAGACATCCTGTTAAAAGAAGCGCTGTATGTTTCAAAATTGGGCAGGCTTAAATCAGCTATAGAATTACTATCGGAGCAAAAAAAGAAAGCATTTATCTTATATAAGGTAAAAGGCTTGCCATATGTTGAAATAGCCCGGCAAATGGGCATATCTGAATTTTCTGTAAGGCAGTACGTTAAAATGGCCATGAATCATCTCAGAAAGCTGGTAAAAATTTCTGATAAGGAGCTTTCTATCCTTTGTATCATTGTTTTTTGCTTATCGCGTTAG
- a CDS encoding SusC/RagA family TonB-linked outer membrane protein, whose amino-acid sequence MCKLFCSSVLLLLLFIVSGTARAQVPGQTGTIKGIVTSLSDNSNLRGVTVTASSPAGKIVARTLSDSTGRFELSRLMADSVYMVDLEHVGFKKFSKNILVKSGHENSLFVQLVPAQDSMPEVVVIGYGQVKGKDLTGSVTNVNTDVLQNTSVMSADLALQGRVAGMDILASSGEPGAEASIRIRGTRSVTATNEPLIVVDGVYDAISSLTDINMADIASISVLKDASAAAIYGSRGSNGVIIITTKKGLKGRPNITLKTDMGISQLPRQLDLMNASEFAQYRNDYAYFATSDNYGQIGPTTPQSEYPYPDPLSMGAGTNWVKEITRNGSYGNYLLTLSGGSGKANYYASFNYNNTQGIIQKSGAQRYTGRLNLDYQLFKWMKVGYGYNYTNRNDRKNVVTIGGTNWWNAAVFLNPLLKVNSDFNDLWYSGQKFNSPRAMLDFDVQNWEKRNMATHSLNLDITPARNFKWNTQFTYYQYALHAFRYEPGSLPAKAENEGGTAYRGENTSQNLMLQSTLTYNKDWRGKHHMDAMAGFTGQKTKADYFSLQGKGYLSDDITWNNMGAIPDKENLTPASSSALTQSMSYFSRLNYNYKSRYYATVTARQDGASNFAANKKWAFFPSAALKWRISSEKFMKNVSWIDELSMRLSAGRAGNSGISAYRSLSALTSTTTGYLFDGSQPVAFYPLRLANNNLSWEKTDMYNLATDIALFNKRVSITLEGYLSYTSDLLLDVQTPTQTGYTTQLSNVGKTNNRGFELTVSSTNINKPSFLWSSVLTLSHNRQRVDDIGNYSYVNVYGAYGNNSYMMYGYKVGYPLNALWGFKYAGTWKSTDEINRNKVTNAYISASNAQYAPGSARYIDVNHDGIFNEQDLVYLGNADPDIYGGIQNDFRIRSFFVSTFFSYSLGGKIYNVAEQWLGNGSPFTNQYRYMLDAWHPVRNPSSDIPRAGSNDGIASDRMVHDASFFRLKNIAIGYTWNTAKLTRNAVRDVQLVLSGDNLIVWKYYNGFDPDVSSSGSSSTLRRVPNNILCFAIFN is encoded by the coding sequence ATGTGTAAGCTTTTTTGTTCTTCTGTTTTACTATTGCTGCTTTTTATAGTTTCCGGTACTGCGCGTGCCCAGGTTCCCGGCCAGACGGGTACCATAAAAGGTATCGTTACTTCGCTTTCGGACAACAGTAATCTGCGGGGGGTAACCGTTACGGCTTCAAGTCCTGCGGGGAAAATAGTGGCGCGGACCCTTTCAGACTCAACAGGGCGTTTTGAGTTGAGCCGTCTGATGGCCGACTCTGTATATATGGTAGATCTGGAGCATGTAGGCTTTAAAAAGTTCAGCAAAAATATACTGGTGAAAAGCGGGCATGAAAATTCGCTTTTTGTGCAGCTGGTGCCTGCCCAGGATTCCATGCCGGAAGTGGTGGTTATTGGTTATGGACAGGTGAAGGGGAAAGATCTTACAGGGTCGGTAACCAATGTGAACACAGATGTGCTGCAGAATACTTCGGTAATGTCGGCAGACCTGGCATTGCAGGGCAGGGTTGCGGGTATGGATATACTGGCTTCTTCCGGGGAGCCGGGCGCAGAAGCTTCCATCCGCATACGCGGAACACGTTCGGTGACTGCTACCAATGAACCGTTGATTGTGGTAGACGGCGTGTATGACGCCATTAGCAGCCTTACAGACATCAACATGGCAGATATTGCGTCTATCAGTGTGCTTAAAGATGCATCTGCCGCCGCCATCTACGGGTCCCGGGGCAGCAATGGGGTGATCATTATTACCACCAAAAAAGGGCTGAAGGGCAGGCCGAATATTACGCTGAAAACAGATATGGGCATTTCCCAGTTGCCCCGGCAACTGGATCTGATGAATGCTTCTGAGTTTGCACAATACCGGAATGATTACGCCTATTTTGCCACGTCTGACAACTATGGCCAGATCGGTCCCACTACGCCGCAGTCCGAATACCCTTATCCCGACCCGCTTTCAATGGGCGCCGGTACTAACTGGGTAAAGGAAATTACACGTAATGGAAGCTATGGAAATTACCTGCTGACTTTAAGCGGAGGCAGCGGCAAAGCCAACTATTATGCTTCTTTCAACTATAATAATACACAGGGGATTATTCAGAAAAGTGGTGCACAACGCTACACCGGGCGTTTGAACCTGGATTACCAGCTGTTTAAATGGATGAAAGTAGGGTATGGGTACAACTATACCAACCGGAACGACCGCAAGAATGTGGTTACGATCGGTGGCACCAACTGGTGGAATGCTGCCGTATTCCTGAACCCGCTTTTAAAGGTCAATAGCGATTTTAATGATTTATGGTATTCCGGTCAGAAATTCAATTCTCCAAGGGCGATGCTGGATTTTGATGTTCAGAACTGGGAAAAACGGAATATGGCCACACATTCGCTGAACCTGGATATTACACCTGCCCGGAACTTTAAGTGGAATACCCAGTTTACCTATTATCAGTATGCGCTTCATGCGTTCCGGTATGAACCCGGCAGCCTGCCCGCAAAAGCGGAAAATGAAGGAGGCACTGCTTACCGGGGAGAAAACACCAGTCAGAACCTGATGCTGCAGTCAACGCTTACTTATAATAAAGACTGGAGGGGAAAGCATCATATGGATGCGATGGCCGGCTTTACAGGGCAAAAAACGAAAGCGGATTACTTTTCCCTGCAGGGCAAAGGATATCTTTCTGATGATATTACCTGGAACAATATGGGAGCCATTCCTGATAAGGAAAATTTAACGCCTGCCTCCAGCAGTGCCCTTACCCAATCGATGTCTTATTTTTCAAGGCTCAACTATAATTATAAAAGCCGCTACTATGCTACTGTTACAGCAAGGCAGGATGGCGCCTCCAACTTTGCAGCGAACAAAAAATGGGCCTTTTTCCCGTCTGCAGCATTGAAATGGCGGATAAGCAGTGAAAAATTCATGAAAAATGTGTCATGGATCGATGAGCTTTCTATGCGGTTAAGTGCAGGCAGAGCTGGTAATAGCGGCATTAGTGCTTACCGGTCCCTTTCTGCCTTAACGTCTACCACCACAGGGTATTTATTTGACGGTTCACAACCGGTGGCTTTTTATCCGTTGCGCCTGGCCAATAATAATCTTTCCTGGGAAAAGACCGATATGTATAACCTTGCAACAGATATTGCCTTGTTCAATAAAAGGGTGTCCATTACACTGGAAGGGTATCTGTCGTATACCAGTGACCTGCTGCTGGATGTGCAAACGCCCACACAAACCGGCTACACCACGCAGCTCTCCAATGTGGGCAAGACCAATAACCGGGGGTTTGAGCTTACGGTATCTTCAACCAATATCAATAAACCTTCTTTCCTGTGGTCTTCAGTATTGACCCTTTCTCACAACCGGCAGCGGGTAGATGATATTGGCAATTACAGTTATGTAAATGTATACGGGGCATACGGAAATAACAGCTACATGATGTATGGCTACAAAGTGGGTTACCCGCTGAATGCGCTTTGGGGATTTAAATATGCAGGAACCTGGAAGTCGACTGATGAAATCAACCGCAATAAGGTTACCAATGCCTACATTTCTGCATCTAATGCGCAATATGCCCCCGGATCTGCCCGGTATATAGATGTGAACCATGACGGCATTTTTAACGAACAGGACCTGGTATACCTGGGGAATGCGGACCCGGATATTTATGGGGGGATCCAGAATGATTTCCGCATCCGGAGCTTTTTTGTCAGCACCTTCTTTAGTTATTCATTGGGTGGCAAAATTTATAATGTTGCTGAACAATGGCTGGGAAACGGATCGCCTTTTACCAATCAATACCGTTATATGCTGGATGCCTGGCATCCTGTCCGTAATCCTTCATCCGATATTCCGAGGGCGGGCAGCAATGATGGCATTGCCTCAGACAGGATGGTGCATGATGCCAGCTTTTTCCGGTTAAAAAATATTGCGATCGGCTATACCTGGAATACAGCAAAGCTGACCCGGAACGCGGTGCGCGATGTACAGCTGGTGCTGAGCGGGGATAATCTTATTGTATGGAAATATTATAATGGCTTTGACCCGGACGTATCCTCCAGCGGCAGTTCCTCCACGCTGCGGCGGGTGCCTAATAATATTTTGTGTTTTGCAATATTTAATTAA
- a CDS encoding sensor histidine kinase, protein MTIHKQHINVIFHILIWSVLLLLPYFVGSADDQYKIGWMPGFVFTAFGMLHMFIFYVNAYYLAPRFLNIRRWWLYIPLAVLLLGLSFILKFAILKTGYPQLLQYPAVYRFSFAPSVGVFIISIVYRKVIDRIHFERKQKEREAAMLMTELKFLRSQISPHFLFNVMTNLVSLARKRSDQLEPALITLSEFMRYMVYDTQGKKVSLLKETAHLKNYISLQKMRFGNELVEDDIDTVADHYLIEPMLLIPFVENAFKHGTAQGTGVRITIRLAVADDRLFFDVQNGIPLHQDSAAYEQSGVGLQNVVSRLELLYPQKHELKITRKDNVFHVQLKLELL, encoded by the coding sequence ATGACCATCCATAAACAGCATATCAATGTAATTTTCCATATACTCATATGGAGTGTTCTGTTGCTGCTCCCCTACTTTGTTGGTTCTGCAGACGATCAATATAAAATAGGATGGATGCCGGGGTTTGTTTTTACGGCATTCGGAATGCTTCATATGTTCATCTTCTATGTCAATGCTTATTATCTTGCTCCCAGGTTTTTAAATATCCGGCGCTGGTGGTTGTATATACCTTTAGCAGTATTGTTGCTGGGGCTTTCCTTTATTTTAAAATTTGCGATCCTGAAAACCGGGTACCCGCAGCTGCTGCAATATCCCGCTGTATACCGTTTTTCATTTGCCCCCTCAGTAGGCGTGTTCATCATCAGCATTGTTTACCGGAAAGTGATCGACCGCATCCACTTTGAGAGAAAACAAAAAGAAAGAGAAGCGGCAATGCTGATGACAGAATTAAAGTTTCTGCGGTCACAGATCAGTCCGCATTTTCTTTTCAACGTAATGACCAACCTTGTATCCCTTGCCCGGAAGCGGTCTGATCAGCTGGAGCCGGCCCTTATTACACTGTCTGAATTTATGCGTTACATGGTATATGATACACAGGGCAAAAAAGTATCCCTGCTAAAAGAAACAGCGCATTTAAAAAATTATATCTCATTGCAAAAAATGCGGTTTGGGAATGAACTGGTCGAAGATGACATTGATACGGTAGCGGATCACTACCTTATTGAACCCATGCTGTTGATCCCGTTTGTTGAAAATGCCTTTAAACATGGAACGGCACAGGGCACAGGAGTCCGTATAACCATCCGGTTGGCGGTAGCTGATGACCGGCTTTTCTTTGATGTCCAAAACGGCATTCCGCTTCATCAGGACAGTGCGGCATATGAACAATCAGGTGTGGGGCTCCAAAATGTAGTATCAAGGCTGGAGCTCTTATACCCTCAAAAACATGAACTAAAGATCACCCGGAAAGACAATGTCTTTCACGTGCAATTAAAACTGGAGCTATTATGA
- a CDS encoding LytR/AlgR family response regulator transcription factor yields the protein MIRTAIVDDEQLIRELLQDNLSRIPFIEVVRVCKNALELSQYLQTEPIDLLFMDIQMPGINGIQFLNTLENPPLIIMVTAYEKYALQGFELNVVDYILKPFSFERILKACNRVSELYQLKKAKTTGTDLREQYLFVNVEYTLVKVAIADITYIEGLKDYIKIHLAGSSRPILTRMTMKAMEEKLPQGMFIRTHKSYLVALSKITVIKRDLVCIGPVEIPVSESCRDAFLQAVKRSENNQ from the coding sequence ATGATCAGAACAGCTATCGTAGATGATGAACAGTTAATAAGGGAGTTGCTGCAGGACAACCTCAGCCGCATTCCTTTTATAGAGGTGGTACGTGTCTGCAAAAATGCATTAGAGCTTTCCCAGTATTTGCAAACGGAGCCCATAGACCTGTTGTTCATGGATATCCAGATGCCGGGAATTAACGGCATCCAGTTTCTGAATACGCTGGAAAACCCGCCCCTGATCATTATGGTAACAGCCTATGAAAAATACGCTTTACAGGGTTTTGAGCTGAATGTTGTGGATTATATTTTAAAACCTTTTAGTTTTGAGCGGATCTTAAAAGCCTGCAACCGTGTATCAGAGCTGTACCAGCTAAAAAAAGCCAAAACAACCGGAACAGATCTCCGGGAGCAATACCTGTTTGTAAATGTAGAATATACGCTTGTAAAAGTGGCGATTGCGGATATCACTTATATTGAAGGGCTCAAAGACTATATAAAAATTCACCTGGCTGGCTCTTCCAGGCCTATACTCACAAGAATGACGATGAAAGCCATGGAAGAAAAACTTCCGCAGGGAATGTTTATACGTACGCACAAATCTTACCTGGTGGCATTGTCAAAAATAACAGTCATTAAAAGGGACCTGGTCTGCATCGGCCCTGTTGAAATTCCTGTAAGTGAATCCTGCAGGGATGCTTTTTTACAGGCAGTAAAACGGTCTGAAAACAATCAATAA
- a CDS encoding anthranilate synthase component I family protein has protein sequence MNRTVKDAHVFHISDAALIKSKVLNWLQQFNTFCFLDSCGFPGHQLGFIAGAGVCSMYASSAPDALSGFQEYYTQQKGWLFGHLGYELQTSHTFAASQKEDALLFPDICFFEPEFVVQLKGMQLSIAAAAPHRIFDQIQSSTPRPNRTAGSISAIRSGIDLKEYRGVIEQLQQHLHRGDCYEINYCVEFFAERAAIAPFEIYRRLMEMSPAPFAGLYRLKDQWLICASPERYLKKQGAHLMSQPIKGTLSRQARTADGLQKEREVLFRSQKDRAENVMVVDLVRNDLSRICREGTVQVDELFGIYSFAQVHQMISTVSGRINDTVTLSEILKATFPMGSMTGAPKISVMQLIDRYEKNKRGIFSGAVGYVQPNGDFDLNVVIRSLMYNSSTRYLSYKAGSGITIYSDPEKEWEECLLKAKAIGAVLKGI, from the coding sequence TTGAACAGAACAGTTAAGGACGCGCATGTTTTTCATATAAGTGATGCTGCCTTAATAAAGAGCAAGGTGTTAAACTGGTTACAACAGTTTAACACTTTTTGTTTTCTGGATTCCTGTGGCTTTCCCGGGCATCAGCTCGGTTTTATTGCGGGTGCGGGCGTATGCTCAATGTATGCATCGTCAGCGCCGGATGCACTTTCCGGCTTTCAGGAATATTATACACAGCAAAAAGGATGGCTTTTCGGGCATCTGGGGTACGAGTTGCAGACCAGCCATACATTTGCTGCTTCTCAAAAAGAAGATGCGCTTTTGTTCCCGGATATCTGTTTTTTTGAGCCTGAATTTGTTGTGCAGCTAAAAGGTATGCAGTTGTCTATTGCCGCCGCCGCTCCTCACAGGATCTTTGATCAGATACAGAGCAGCACACCCAGACCGAACCGTACAGCAGGCAGCATTTCAGCGATCCGGTCGGGCATAGATCTAAAAGAATATAGGGGAGTCATTGAGCAGCTACAGCAGCATCTGCATCGTGGTGATTGCTATGAAATAAATTATTGTGTGGAGTTCTTTGCAGAACGGGCAGCAATAGCGCCATTTGAAATTTACAGACGGCTGATGGAAATGAGCCCTGCTCCTTTTGCAGGCCTGTACCGGTTAAAGGATCAATGGCTGATCTGTGCAAGCCCTGAGCGGTATCTGAAAAAACAGGGAGCTCATCTGATGAGCCAGCCTATAAAAGGAACGCTTTCAAGACAGGCTCGCACGGCGGACGGTTTACAAAAGGAAAGGGAAGTATTATTCAGGAGTCAGAAGGATCGGGCTGAAAATGTAATGGTGGTAGACCTGGTGCGCAATGATCTTTCAAGGATCTGCAGAGAAGGAACGGTACAGGTTGATGAACTGTTTGGTATTTACAGTTTTGCACAGGTGCACCAGATGATCTCCACGGTTTCCGGTAGGATTAACGACACTGTTACTTTATCAGAGATATTAAAGGCAACCTTTCCGATGGGCTCCATGACAGGAGCGCCCAAGATCAGCGTCATGCAGCTGATAGACCGTTATGAAAAAAATAAGCGGGGCATTTTCTCAGGTGCTGTTGGCTATGTGCAACCCAATGGGGATTTTGATCTGAATGTGGTGATCAGGAGCCTGATGTATAACAGCTCCACCCGCTATCTTTCCTATAAAGCAGGCTCGGGGATTACCATTTACAGTGATCCTGAAAAGGAATGGGAAGAGTGTCTTTTAAAAGCAAAAGCGATCGGGGCTGTGCTCAAAGGGATATGA
- a CDS encoding adenylosuccinate synthase encodes MIDVILGLQWGDEGKGKIVDFFAKDYDVVARFQGGPNAGHTLYRNGEKLVLRQIPSGIFNEGKINLIGNGVVLDPISLEQECEQLTKFEGDLKKNLYVSERTNLIIPTHRALDKASEQAKGKSKIGSTLKGISPAYMDKTGRNALRVGDILNPDFKNMYEALKEKHYVLLNTYGFDEDISADEQAFFKAIEFLKTLNIVNGEYFINKLLKEGKKVLAEGAQGSMLDVDFGTFPFVTSSNTISAGVCNGLGVAPQYIKEVIGITKAYCTRVGSGPFPSELENEDGQRLRDIGREYGAVTGRPRRCGWIDLVALNFACMINGVTQLVMTKADVLDHFEKLEVCTAYELDGTEIREIPLRLDLADYKARFKAFDGWHTDITGAQSYAELPEKMKAYIRFINQYLGVDVRYISNGPEREQLIKI; translated from the coding sequence ATGATAGATGTAATCTTGGGTCTGCAATGGGGCGATGAGGGTAAAGGCAAAATTGTAGACTTCTTTGCAAAGGACTATGATGTAGTAGCCCGTTTCCAGGGTGGGCCCAATGCCGGCCATACACTGTACCGGAACGGGGAAAAACTGGTGCTCCGCCAGATACCATCCGGTATCTTTAACGAAGGCAAAATAAACCTGATCGGCAATGGGGTGGTGCTGGACCCGATTTCGCTGGAACAGGAATGTGAGCAACTGACAAAATTTGAAGGGGATCTGAAAAAGAACCTTTATGTATCCGAAAGAACGAACCTGATCATTCCCACACACCGGGCTTTGGACAAAGCTTCAGAGCAGGCAAAAGGCAAAAGCAAGATCGGTTCCACGTTAAAAGGCATCAGCCCGGCGTATATGGATAAAACAGGCCGTAATGCATTACGTGTTGGCGACATCCTGAACCCCGACTTTAAAAATATGTATGAAGCGCTGAAAGAAAAGCACTATGTGCTGCTGAACACTTATGGGTTTGATGAAGATATCAGCGCAGACGAACAGGCATTCTTCAAAGCGATTGAATTTTTAAAAACGCTCAATATTGTAAACGGCGAATATTTTATCAATAAATTACTGAAAGAAGGGAAAAAGGTACTGGCTGAAGGCGCCCAGGGAAGCATGCTGGATGTGGATTTTGGCACTTTTCCGTTTGTAACTTCCTCCAATACCATTTCTGCCGGGGTTTGCAATGGTTTGGGAGTGGCACCACAGTATATCAAAGAGGTAATAGGCATTACCAAAGCCTATTGCACACGTGTGGGAAGCGGGCCGTTTCCTTCAGAACTGGAAAATGAAGACGGGCAGCGTTTACGCGATATTGGCCGCGAATACGGGGCCGTAACCGGCCGGCCACGCCGCTGTGGCTGGATTGACCTGGTAGCCCTGAATTTTGCCTGTATGATCAATGGTGTAACCCAATTAGTTATGACCAAAGCAGATGTGCTGGATCACTTTGAAAAACTGGAAGTATGCACGGCTTATGAGCTGGATGGAACGGAAATCAGAGAGATTCCATTACGTTTGGACCTGGCCGATTATAAAGCCCGGTTTAAAGCGTTTGATGGCTGGCATACAGACATTACCGGTGCCCAGTCCTATGCCGAGCTGCCGGAGAAAATGAAAGCATATATCCGGTTTATTAACCAGTACCTGGGGGTTGATGTAAGGTATATTTCAAACGGGCCGGAAAGAGAGCAACTGATCAAAATCTGA
- a CDS encoding RelA/SpoT family protein produces the protein MKTVEQKPKYSLNEEQEKKLILREYRSLLRALKDKIKPGDKNIIRHAFEMAAEAHSSMRRKSGEPYILHPIAVAKICVEEIGLGVRSTICALLHDTVEDTDITLQDIEREFGSEIARIVDGLTKISNVIDTSASQQAENFKKILLTLTDDPRVILIKLADRLNNMRTLDSMKREKQLKIASETVYVFAPLAHRMGLYSIKTELEDLAMKYLEPDTYREIARKLAETRRDRTRYINEFIKPIKEKLERNKFDFEIYGRPKNIHSIWNKMKKKGVTFEEVYDLFAIRIILNSPPEREKEDCWKVYSLITDEYTPSIERLRDWVSNPKSNGYEALHTTVMGPRGKWVEVQIRTKRMNEIAEKGLAAHWKYKEGASNENRFDKWFQQIREALGNPDADSVDFLQDFKTSFLTEEIYIYTPKGDIKMLPVGSTALDFAFAIHTAVGAKTIGAKVNHKLVPISYKLRSGDQVEIITSNKQTPSEDWLSFVVTAKAKAKVKEALKEEKKKVADEGRYTVQRKLEGMGASMQQSNIDELVHFYKLNSNLELFYQVAIKNIDLKELKDFKVIGDRIEYPKVVKIVQENKIESQAVPATGGNKQQDTELIIFGESSDKIMYHLANCCKPIPGDDVFGFITTGKGLAIHRTNCPNAPKLLANYGHRIVKTKWAKNKEISFLTGIKIIGMDDVGVVSKITSLISAELKINIAALTIEASEGLFEGNIKVYVHDKEELDELVNRLKDLEGIESVERYDTEDLPATSAAR, from the coding sequence ATGAAAACAGTAGAGCAAAAACCTAAATACAGTCTGAACGAAGAGCAGGAAAAAAAGCTTATTTTAAGAGAATACCGGTCTTTGCTCAGGGCGCTGAAAGATAAGATAAAACCCGGCGATAAGAACATCATCCGTCATGCGTTTGAAATGGCGGCAGAAGCCCATAGCAGTATGCGGCGGAAAAGCGGTGAGCCCTATATCTTACATCCCATTGCGGTAGCAAAGATCTGCGTGGAAGAAATAGGCCTGGGCGTTCGCTCAACAATCTGTGCTTTGCTGCATGATACGGTGGAAGATACTGATATTACCCTGCAGGATATTGAACGGGAATTTGGCTCTGAAATAGCCCGCATTGTTGATGGGCTGACCAAGATCTCCAATGTGATTGATACATCAGCCTCACAGCAGGCGGAGAATTTTAAGAAGATCCTCCTTACGCTGACCGATGACCCGCGGGTGATCCTGATCAAACTGGCGGACCGCCTTAATAATATGCGTACGCTGGATAGTATGAAGCGGGAAAAACAGCTGAAAATTGCTTCCGAAACCGTTTATGTTTTTGCACCATTGGCACACCGCATGGGACTGTACAGCATCAAAACGGAGCTGGAAGACCTGGCCATGAAATACCTGGAACCGGATACGTACAGGGAAATTGCCCGCAAACTGGCGGAAACCAGGCGTGACCGTACCCGGTACATTAATGAATTTATAAAGCCGATCAAGGAAAAACTGGAAAGGAATAAATTCGACTTTGAAATATACGGCCGCCCTAAAAACATCCACTCCATCTGGAATAAGATGAAAAAGAAGGGGGTGACCTTTGAAGAAGTATACGACTTATTTGCCATCCGCATTATCCTCAATTCTCCACCGGAGCGGGAAAAGGAGGATTGCTGGAAAGTATATTCCCTTATTACGGATGAATATACACCTTCTATTGAGCGCCTGCGGGACTGGGTGAGTAACCCAAAGTCCAACGGGTATGAGGCCCTGCATACCACGGTAATGGGCCCGAGGGGAAAATGGGTAGAGGTGCAGATCCGCACCAAACGCATGAATGAAATAGCCGAAAAGGGCCTGGCAGCACACTGGAAATACAAAGAAGGAGCCAGCAATGAGAACCGTTTTGATAAATGGTTCCAGCAGATACGGGAAGCGCTGGGTAACCCGGATGCAGACAGCGTTGATTTTCTGCAGGATTTTAAAACCAGCTTTCTTACCGAGGAAATTTATATTTATACGCCTAAAGGCGATATAAAAATGCTTCCGGTGGGAAGCACTGCTCTTGATTTTGCATTTGCCATACATACCGCGGTGGGGGCAAAGACCATTGGCGCCAAGGTGAATCATAAGCTGGTGCCCATCAGCTATAAACTGAGGAGCGGCGACCAGGTGGAGATCATTACCAGCAATAAGCAGACCCCTTCAGAAGACTGGCTCTCATTTGTGGTAACCGCCAAGGCCAAAGCAAAGGTAAAAGAAGCGCTGAAGGAAGAAAAGAAAAAAGTGGCCGACGAAGGCCGGTATACGGTGCAGCGCAAGCTGGAAGGCATGGGGGCTTCCATGCAGCAATCCAATATTGATGAGCTGGTGCATTTTTATAAGCTCAACTCCAACCTGGAGCTCTTTTACCAGGTAGCCATAAAGAATATCGACCTGAAGGAGTTAAAAGATTTTAAGGTGATCGGCGACCGGATCGAATATCCCAAGGTTGTAAAAATTGTTCAGGAAAATAAAATTGAAAGCCAGGCCGTGCCTGCTACAGGCGGAAATAAACAGCAGGATACGGAGCTGATCATTTTTGGCGAAAGCAGCGATAAGATCATGTATCACCTGGCCAATTGCTGCAAGCCTATTCCGGGCGATGATGTTTTCGGCTTCATTACAACCGGGAAGGGGCTGGCCATTCACCGCACCAACTGCCCCAACGCACCCAAGCTGCTGGCCAACTACGGGCACCGGATCGTAAAAACAAAATGGGCCAAGAACAAGGAAATCTCTTTTCTTACCGGTATCAAGATCATCGGCATGGATGATGTGGGCGTGGTCAGCAAGATCACCAGCCTGATCTCAGCAGAGTTAAAGATCAATATTGCCGCGCTTACAATTGAAGCCTCGGAAGGGCTTTTCGAAGGAAATATAAAAGTATATGTGCATGATAAGGAGGAACTGGATGAGCTGGTAAACCGGCTGAAAGACCTGGAAGGGATTGAATCTGTAGAGCGGTACGATACCGAAGATTTGCCGGCTACTTCTGCGGCCCGGTAA